CAGACAAGCCAATCCCTGGTATGTAGAAGAGGAGGacagcacagaggtgggagacacAGGTGCTCAGTGCCCTAACGCACTCCACATGAGATGCAATGCTCAGCACTGTTTTCAGAATCATCACGTACGATAGGAGGATGAGCAGCGAGTCCAACAACACTGTGGAGATTGTGACAAACAAGCCATAGATGCTGTTGACTGTGATATCCGAACAAGCCATCTTCATGACCTCTTGGTGCaggcagtaggaatgggagaggacattggCTTGACAATATTGGAACCGTTTCAGGAGAAAGGGCAGTGGGAATACTACGACCACCCCTCTTAGCACACACACCAGTCCCATCTTGACTATTCTCGGTGGGGTTAAGATGGAAGCATATCTCAGTGGGTTAGAGATTGCGATAaagcggtcaaaggccatcaacaagaGCACCGAGGATTCAATGAATGTGAGTGAGTGGATGAAGAAGAGCTGAGCAAAACAAGCATGAAGACTGATCTCCCTAGAGTTAAACAAGAATATCCCCAGTGTTGTTGGCATGGTGGCTATCGATAAGCCAAGGTCTGTGatggccaacatggaaaggaaaatgtacatgggctcatggaggcttggatctgtttttataatgaacagaatgactgaatttcctaCTATAGAAATAACATACATTAAAAAGAAGGGGATAGAGATCCAGAGATAGACGTCTTCCTGCCCATGTATCCCAGTGAGAAGGAACACTGCAGAGCTGAATTTAGTGTCATTAATAGCTGACATACCGTACTGGGAAGTCCGAGTAGTTTTGAACCTTTACTCctgaaaggaaaaacaagacGAGACTAGATGATATTTAACAAGACATTTTTCTGCTCTCAGTGCAACTCTAGAGAGTCCCAGGAGCTCAAGGAAGATCAGCAAACACTTAATCTTGGATTTACACCACATATAAGAAGATAGCTAttcccagactggatcagacctgcagtccatctagcccagtatccattggccagttccagatgcttcagaggaatccAGATGAAGCCCTGCAATAGAAAGCTATGAGATAACCTGCTCCCGGGGAATGTTTTCCCCTGACACAAACTAATTACACATATTTTGTTGTGTTAATCAGGAAGGTTTATAGTCTttccaaaactttttaaaacagtCCTCACTAATGTAATGGGATTTTCTGGTTACCCACATAAACATACGAATCCTACTAAACTCTTGGCCGCATTGATAACTTGTGGCTGGGAGTTCCACAGTCTCCTTTACCCCCATATGATTTTACAGTTGTGACCTTCCCACAGACACCTTTTCTGACCCTCCACTTCTGAGTAGCCCATTGTATCATGCAATGAAAAGTGCATGGTGAAATCTGTCATTGTACTTATCTGCCCTGCATTGAAGCTATTTATAAAAATGGTTAATTGCctcattatatatttttttattttctccactCCTGAGAGTCCAAATTATGCCACTGTCTCTCTGCAGCACATTGGATAAATTCTCAGGGTCGGGTTCTGATTTTAATAACAGTGACTTCAACTgcgtcactccagatttacatgtgtAAATTCGATCAGAACCAGGCTCTATTAACTTTGCTTTACCAAATGCTCCCGGTGATACACTCTGACCCCCAAGAATCCCTCCAAGAGGAGCTGAAGTGCTTTGCCCGGCCTGCGTTGACTGAATCCAGAGAGTCCAATCATCCCACAGGCTCCACTTCATCCTCACAGGACCTGCATCCTCTCTCCATGCAAGGGTCTGTAGATATCTGGCAAGTTACAAGCTAACACAGACAGTTACTTCAGCTGGACGGGGGAGGCCTCACAAATGGGTTTGCACTAATATCCATCTGAGTGTCCTAGTTACTTCAACCACACCCGTGTAAGTGATACTGTGCGTAAGTTACATACAACCCCTATTACACTCCCCTTTCCTGCATCTCAGCTCTACACTTTGCTGAAACAAGACCAGCGGTTCTATTGTCTCATGACATTTTGGAAAGTCTTGCAGAGGTATTGCAGAGGGATTGAGTGCGAGATTAGAGattgctaccatggaggtcctggatttcattctcagaaatggttcCCATTCCTCCTGCAGGACCAGGtggacaggcagaactgcagggtcgcAGTGCgaggatgagacaatggtgtagagaggagggatttatatttattaagaactggggaaacttttggcaAAGCGGcaacctatacaggaaggatgggctccgcCTAAACCAAAAATGGAACCAAATTCCtgacacttaaaataaaaaattaaaaaggttgtggTGTACGGGGAGATTCTGGCAAACCGGTAAAATGCCTGAAAGCAcgatggcttattgttaaaagcagcCTATTCAGCactctcagcttgaccaaggcaggaggggagggaggggtgtttttgggtgccacagaaactACGGCTCATCTTAGGTTAACAGCAGGCTgctggaaaacaagcaggaagagaaGCAACAGATCAAGAAAAGCCATCGCTCAGTCAGCACTTCAGGGAGGTTGATGGACAACACCAGACCCAGTGGCTGGGCTCCAGCCACGTTACACGGCTTGTTTTGCCAGCACTGGGAGTCTGTCCAGAGGTGGGGCAGCTGTTGCTAAGGAGCTCTTCAGACAACACTGGGGCAGTCTGAAGGCCCTTGGCCTGCTTGGGTCCCCGTCAGAGAGAGAGGTTTTGGGGTCAGAGATGTGTACACACAGTTGTTTGAAAACTAGGGCTGTTTATTCATTGCAGTTAATTCATGCGATTAAGCCAAAAAAATTAATCTCCGTAAATCACAGTTTTAGTCATactcttaaacaataatagaatatcaagtgaaatttattaaatatttaggatgtttttctacattttcaattacaacccagaatacaaagtgtacagtgctcactttacattattatatttattacaaatattcacactgtaaaaaagacaaaaaaataaataatatttttcaattcacctcctacaagtacggtagagcaatctctttatcatggatgTGCACCTTACAACTGTAGATTATATTCGTTACATAACtgcacccaaaaacaaaacaatgtaaaactttagaacctacaagtccgctcagtcctacttcttgttcagacaatcggTAAgagaaagaagtttgtttacatttataagaAATAATGCTcacgcttcttatttacaatgtcacctgaaagtgagaacaagtgtttgcatggcattgctgtagccggcattgcaagatatttacttgccaggtatgctaaatatttgtatgctttggaaccattccagaggacatgcttccatcctGATGAggcttgttaaaaaaacaatgtgttaattacatttgtgactaaactccttggggaaaaattgtatgtctcctgatcTGTTTAACatgtattctgccatatattttgtgttacgGCAGTCtgagatgatgacccagcacctgttgttcattttaagaacactttcactgaagatttgacaaaacacaaagaaggtaccaatgtgagatttctaaagatagcaacagcactcgacccaagatctaagaatctgaagtgccttccaaactgtaagagagatgaagtgactgtcagaagtcttaaaagagcaacactccaatgcgtaaactacagaacctgaaccaccaaaaaagaaaatcaaccttctgctggtggcctctgactcagatgatgaaaatgaacgtgcatcagtccacactgctctGGATCATTAgtaagcagaacccgtcatcagcatggatacatgtcccctgaaatggtggctgaagcatcaagggacataagAATCTTTAGCGCATATGGCATGAAAATATCTTtcgatgccagctacaaaagtgccatgtgaacacctgatctcactttcaggagacattgtaaacacgaagcaggcagcattatctcctgcaaatgtaaacaaacttgttcgaactattggctgaacaacaagtagggctgagtggacttgtaaaactctaaagttttacactgttttatttttgagtgcagttattttttctaCTTAATTCTATATTAGGTGAATTGTaaaattaagtgaattgaaaactactgtttcttttgtttcttttttacagtgcacatatcCACAAGCAAAAttgaatataaagtgagcactgtacactgtgcattctgtgttgttattgaaatcactatctttaaaaaagtagaaaatatccaaatatatttaaaagaatgGTATTATATAATTGTTTAACAccgtgattaattgcaattaatttttttaatcatgcaattaatcgggatattttttgaaatacttgacagccctatttaaaCCCTGCTTATTCTCCTATGTTACGCTTTGTTCCTACTCTTCAGATTAAACAGTATTTTGGGTCTAGAAGGCTGGCTGGTCACTCGTCTCACAACTACTCACaggctcccaaagggaagaaccgCAGGACCCGAACCGACTCAGACTTGCTCGGGAAGCACAGTCGTCAAGCAGTGTGCAGTAGCCCAGGGTCCCATCTGAGGGTGGGAAGATCGCTGGTTTGCATCCTATGAGAGGGAAGGCTACAAGGTGGTCATCTGGCACTCAGAGACCAGAGCGGGGGCAGGGATGCTGGTTGCCCTGTTATTCTGAGGGGTCTCTCCAGGGCAGAGAGTCTAGAGCCCTcagccagtcaggaaacagaaatatgcCTTATTGGACCTGTTACCACAGAGCAACAAAACTCTGAATTCCTGCCTTCACTATCGACCCAAAGAATAAaaacttttcaaatgaaaatacatttactGATTAAATTTCTAGGAAGAAATAAACCTGAGGCAATTTGGGAACGAGTCACTTATATTCCATGAGGGTTTCCTCTAGCTCAGTccctgcaggatcgggcccagagcaCACGGCACCTCTAGAAATGGGACCCCTTGAGAAATCCTGACACGGAGCATCAGGGTTTTAACACTCAGAGCTCAGTTTGAATGTCAGATTTCTGTGTACATTGAGTAGCCCACCGTAGAGCACGGGCAGATGTAGGGGAGGGGTTCCCAAGCTACCTAGTGCTgcctcaccccccagccccctcaccGAGTCACCCCAACAGCCCAGCTGAGGCCTCTGCCGCTGCACAGAACATCTGCCAATGGAAACAGCTTGCAGCCTTTACACATCACTTTGCATTTTAACgatagtgaaacctgccaacgtacccaattcctgctagaagGGGAGCCGCTGACACCAGAGGTCTTCACCCTAAAGGACGAAGAGTCATTGCAGAGGTTGCACAGGGAAAATCTGTTCAGATCGGGAGGCAGCTGTCTTTATAAAGCATGCCTTcacattcccttgggggccacttggcCATCAGGGAACCTCAGCTGCTTGGCTCAGTGTGCACCAACTTTAACCACTGTCGCTACTAATGGCAAACAGCAGGAAGCCAAATCACAGGGGATGCCTGGTGATCCTACCTAACTGACGGCAGTGCCAGACCTGCTGCAGGCTCTATTCCTGGAATCCAGGCTTGTCATCACTGTTCCTATAGTTCTAATTAGCtacctcgggggggaggggggaaccaaaTGGTAATGATGATTTTGTCACACTTTGATCTTgctgatataaaataaaatagaatcataataataatataggaCCACATTTCTCCCCGGCAACCCCCTTTCCTGCATTACAAACCCATGAGTTTGGCCAGCGAAGGGAGAGTCCACAAAGCTCCCTACATGGAAATTTCCCACCGATTGTTCCAGGACGGGAGGTCCATTCCCTTCTCCCTGAGGAATGAAAATGGGGACACAGGATCCAGGGATCCCCAAAGTTATATACAGATCTCAGTGATCCATTGGGAGGTAGGCCCACCCACGCACAATCTCTGGGCCTCCCCAACTGCTGAGGGGCACAATACCCCAGCCCTAGACTGGTTGGGAGGTTTCAACCTTTCTATGCCCAGAGTGCAGCCATAGACTCCGTCAGTGCAACCTTGTATTATTTTACGAGGGAGATGCAGATGAAAAGCCTCCAATTTCTTTTGGGgatccaggcagctgcagctggagAGTATCATATggcagaagctggatatgagttgacagtgtgcccttgttgccaagaaggctaacgacattttgggctttataagtaggagcattgccagcagatcaagggatgtaatcattcctctctattgacattggtgaggcctcatctggagtactttgtccagttttgggccccacactacaagaaggatgtggaaaaattggaaagagtccagtggagggcaacaaaaatgattagggggctggagcacatgacttatgagtagtgctgagggaactgggattgtttagtctgcagaagagaagaatgaggggggatttgatagctactttcaaccaGGGCCGCCtcgggggggcaaatggggcaatttgcccaaggccccgggccctgcaggggccaccGGCcccgcctccgccttcccccatccccggCGCCTCAGCGCGTCACGTCAGGAGCGTCCCTTGAGAGCGCTgcgggcctgagctcctcccactgagtcagagccgtgtggtaagggggcggggctgcaagctccggTCCTGCCGAACCACAccgctgcagtgctgtccaggggccagggcagctcctggatGCGGCGCTCTGAGGCTCCGAGAGAGGGGAGAGGTGACGGTAACCCAGGAGTGGCCCTGGCCAGCGCTGCTGGGGGGGCGGTCAGTTGGATTGTGGGCattccgggggtctgtcaggactcaGCGGGGGGCGGGAGTGGATATGGATCAGGGCAGTccgaggacagggagcagggtgggttggagggGGTCCCGGGGGAGGTGGTTGGGGGGGcggtgaggggacaaggagcagaatgggtcggggattctgaggcgggcagtcggggggcaggaagtgggtgggggtcggatagggggcagggccaggctgtttggggaggcacagccttccctaccctaaagctcattcagcagtttgaggcttgcagacaggAGCGCTGctaagttttttgccgccctaagcagcaAATGGTCCCGCCCCCTAAATGctgcccccaacagaggcggcggaagatcCCGCCCCTGAAATATTGCTgatgaccggggcggccgaagatctggccgctgcggtcgccgccccccaaatatTAGTGCCGTAGGCGACCGCCTacgtcgcctaatgggttgcgccggccctgcttgcacACAGCTATTTAACCCAATgagccaagctgttatcttttcccttagggctaccatccctttcacttatcaaatgccaaattatagtctacattgaatttcagtgccaagggagattcatgtcaggggagggtagcttcatttaaaagtagCCACTTTACATTAACAGTGATAGCgccaagagagccatgggggagggatcacatgagaagagcaatatcatacaccacctacctccttcccaaccctaccaaggtagaccccccttcccctgcattcCCTGAGactccagaggggttaattcagtggttctcaaacttttgtactggtgacccctttcacatagcaaacctccgagtgtgacacccccccttctaaattaaaaactgttttttatatttttaacactattataaatgttggaggcaaagtggggtttgaggtggaggctggcagctcgtgacccccagtaataacctcgtgaccccctcaggggtcccgacccccagtttgagaccccctgggttaatttaattttagcaccctgtatccattcacatgcatgtgctattttgagatttcagttttcacaacataggctcatcccagattctggaacaagctcaaatacTCAGTTCATGGAGTATGTACATAgtctatactaaagacaaacccacagtaaccgtctccagtttgtgagggaccccatggagccagtctctaggaaacagataaattcatggaggttatgtccattaatggctattagccaggatgggtaaggaatggtgtccctagcctctgtctgtcagagtgtggagatggatggcaggagagagatcacttgatcaagtgaggtttttactcacgaaagcttatgcccaaataaatttgttagtctttaaggtgccaccagactccttgttgtttttgtagatacagactaacacggctacccttgaTACTTgatacctgttaggttcactccctctggggcacctgacattcgctactgtcggaagacaggatcctgggctggatggatctttggtctgacccagtacggccattcttatgttcttatgttctaacctaaatgaacccaaagttatggagacagatatgagtcaaggaagccagcagagtctcagaaacctggaaaaacctctgactggatgggctcaggcgtttggtcacaagctgaggtggttcaaaagttttggattttttttaagtagaatttttttattgtttctttaaacaatcaaacacagcaaacagcaaacatttggccacacacttatgaaaccccaaaccatgttcaggttttggcagactaatttcagcttttcaattaaaaaaaacacaacaaattttgaaagaaagcagacattgtccgtgattttttctgctttttgaaAACCCCTACTTTTTgatcaaaaaaaagttttgacggaaaatatttgtccaacccttttaatgagctctGGTGCCTTTTAGCattagctgatgctgagaactaGTGATACCTTGTtgaggtgacttgaaaagaagttttctcaaaactgggtttgtgccgagatgcggaaggtttttaaatgtttattttccccagggccgcccgggggaggggggacaagtggggcaatttgccccaggacccgcaggggcccccacaagaatatagtattgcaactttttttatgtaaggggcccccaaaattgctttgccccaggccccttgaatcctctggacagcgctgctttcaactacctgaaagggggttccaaagaggatggatctagacctgttctcagtggtggcagatgacagaacaaggagtaatggtctcaagttgcagtggggaggtttaggttggatattagaaaaaacttttccactaggagggtggtgaagcactggaatgggttacttagggaggtggtggaatctccttccttagaggtttttaaggttgggatgatttagttggggattggtcctgctttgagcagggggttggactagatgacctcctgaggtcccttccaaccctgctagtctatgattctatgataatggcagctgagctttcagaaaaaaaatgatccATTTTCTATGAAAATTCACCCCAAAAAATggatgaaaaggaaacatttcagtttgtggggggaaaaaacctgtttTCAAGCCAAGCTCTAGCTCAAACCATGAGCCTCTGTCCCTTCTGCTACAGGACCACACCCCTAGGTGGCAGTGCTACCCCCCAATCAGCCTCCCACACTGAGCAGCCCCTTAAGATGGCAATATTTCCCGAAGAGAAAATGGGAAACTCTCAATGACCACAGACTcagataaggtacgaaggcacccggccaggtttattgccaaatgaAACACGGTCTCTAGCTCCCCGGACCAGATGTCTACtgttctgctagtacatatgtgccccctgacaatggactcagctcagtcagtggcgggactttccactgccccctaggctggacaaagacagcccctctgagatacatctttatacacagatacaaacgagttacacatcactcctgacatatCGAGGTGCGACCGTTCTGCATATCAAGGTGCCACCCATTACATTGTGCATGTTGGTTCTATCAAAACATTCCTATCCATCATGTCATCCtgaccctgtctttaggatgggtcagcataTTCCTGTTCTCTATGGGGAGAGTGCTGGTATCAGGGTGTTCTTGTACCACCATGGAGTGTATTTACAGACTTGTGCCTAATACCTCTTAGGTATGTGGGtttctgcaacatcagccctGTTCTTCCCAGATTCTGTGAGccgggcctgcctcttgctcacagcttaatattgctttatgttagcaaagttgtggctactttggttcaggcctcaggcctcacacCAAGCCTCTGATGCATGGGCTTAAGTTTCAGGGCTTCATCTTACTACAGATGGGCCGAGCTACCAGTGGGTCAATGAGATCTGTGCATAACCTTGGGGATCCCTGG
The DNA window shown above is from Trachemys scripta elegans isolate TJP31775 chromosome 1, CAS_Tse_1.0, whole genome shotgun sequence and carries:
- the LOC117883349 gene encoding olfactory receptor 51G2-like translates to MSAINDTKFSSAVFLLTGIHGQEDVYLWISIPFFLMYVISIVGNSVILFIIKTDPSLHEPMYIFLSMLAITDLGLSIATMPTTLGIFLFNSREISLHACFAQLFFIHSLTFIESSVLLLMAFDRFIAISNPLRYASILTPPRIVKMGLVCVLRGVVVVFPLPFLLKRFQYCQANVLSHSYCLHQEVMKMACSDITVNSIYGLFVTISTVLLDSLLILLSYVMILKTVLSIASHVECVRALSTCVSHLCAVLLFYIPGIGLSVVQRFGNSSSPLLQILMGYIYLLVPLMMNPIVYSLKSKLLRTRIIKAFKKQRVSSSTGSSAGERREVQTGSKAWSNWTGPGEGGQCTR